ACAAAGCAGGAATGGgtaggagggagagacacagcaacacagagaggaaatgatctgcCAGCATGAGTCCATTTTCCACTGCAGGTAGTTTTCCAAAAACTGGCACTTTTTCAAGAATTCAGGGAACTTTTCCATTTCATTGGTCACCctaccgtttaaaaaaaaaaaaaaaaaaggcaatggCCTACAAATACTATGATGGAAGGACTGAATAGTGctgtttgataaaaaaaataaaattaaaatactaaATGTGAGTGAATCTTATACACTGGTCATTTTTAAGTATTGGCAACCAGCTGTCTAGACCAAGCGATGGCTTGATTGAATCCATTTAAAAGTCTATCAAAACTCAACTCAATTAGGCCGTGCCATGTTTAACTCAAGGAACTTGaaaagaaatattaaaaaaactcaATAATAGCAGAAATTTGTTTCTCAAATCAACTTTCTAATCCCGAAATCAAACTGATCCCTTGGTTTTTGGGGGAACTTTTGTTGcccaaaaacttttaaaaaccaaaaaaaaaaaaaaaaattttaaaaaaaaaaaaaaaaaaaaaataaaaataaaaaaaaaaaagaaatgtgttattatataacaaaaaaataaaaaaaaaaaaaataaaaaaaaagggcccGGGCGGGgatttcaaaaaagttttaATGAAGGTGCTCTTTGGTAGGGAACACAAAAGATCAAAAAATTAGAACGGTCCAATCAAAATTTTTAGTTTAAACCACCCCCATTTCTATTATTTGTTGATACTGCATTTGGACTGTATGGGTGTAGTGTGATCATATTAGctaaatcctgattggtgcCCACTAAAAAAATAAGTGAAAAGAGCATGGAAAAACACAAATAGAAAATGCTCTCATGTGAAACAACTAAAACTGGTCAAACAAAAAGTGGGTTCAAGGAagttccttttccttttttttttggtggaactGGGTTCAACTGACAGCATGAACTGAAATATGTGGAAATCCTACTACAACTTAAAAACAGGAACCTGTGTTAATGAGACTTTGGCAATAACGAGGCTGCACCCTTACATCCACACTTTTACTGTTGCATTATTTCCTGAGCTATGAATCCAAGAATCCTAATAAGGGAAGACCCTCATCTGGTCTCCACCATATGATAGCACCACTTATATGTGGTCCCAGAAAATGGCCCTGAGTTTTAAAACTCATGTTTCTATCACTTGTCTCCCCCATGTGGTCATCTCCGTCACAGTTAGTTCACTTTCTAAGGAAAAATCTGCTTGAGATGTGCTATTATTCCAAAGATCTTGGACAACATATCTACAAACATAGGCAAGGAGAATATTAAATTATAattacattaaattaatacatgaaataaataaataaataaaattatatggACACAAAAAGAAAGTGTCTTGTAAAACTGTGAGAAATGGGATGACTTAGAATGCATTTCTCAGTAATCAAGtagttttaatgattttttattattattattattattttttttttaattgcttcaAATACATGAGTATATTTTTAAATTCTCAACTTGTGTTAATATTTAGCCAGCAAAGTCGTGTTGTGAATACGGCCGCCGTTGTACCCAGTTCCAATTCGTTGTTAAGGGACCTCGAGTTACACTAAGCAGAGTAGGTGAGAGACTTTTATATCAAGTTACGGTATTATTTGAGTAGAAAATAAATACTCGTGTGCTATTCCGAAATAGTGTAATTTCATCACCGTGTTAAGGGAGATGACATATTGTATTTAGTCCATAATGTAGTGGTGAATACTTGATTTGGAATTTGGCCATGATTGGGTCCGTTGCGTCCCCCCGAAAACAGGAAGTTTTCAGAGAGTTACAGGCTAGCTAGCTCACTAGCCTGCGGGGTACATACgcatttttttcatgtttcaaCAAGTGTTTAAATCGTGTGGACTATCAGCCTTGCCACAGACGACAAACGATAAGCTCAGCAGTAACTGTAAGTAAATGTGTCCATCGGCTTTTGTCTGTGGTATTTCGGTGTCTGTTTGCGGTATTTAACTTAAACGGGCACTCTAGTCAGCCTCAGTCTGAAGGTTAGCCGACCAGCTATCtgataagctaacgttagcttggtcCCGAACCACATTACTATCTGAAGGGTTAGCTAGCTCTGTTTCTGGATGGTTAGGTACAGGTTTCGGTATTGAATTAGCTACAGTGCGCTGCAGTTTCCGGGTGTCAGTGTTTCGTGTTTTACCCTCTATCCAGACAGCACCGTAACATGAAGTTATGGAGGAGCGAAAGCTAAAGAGAAAGAGTCCCAGGATCTCCACCAGCACCGCGGCTCCGACCGGTGGCTCTGGCCGGAAAACCACCGCTTCCTCCGGGGGACGGCACGTCGGCTCAAGCCATAACGCGGGGAGCCAAAAGAGCAAAAATAGGAGGTAGCAACTGTGCACCTACGATTATTTTACTAATAATAGTTTGATAAAAATCTTTTCGTATTTTCCTCAGAAATAAAAGAATGAAAGTAATGTTATGTTGCTAAGTCAGACCTGATTATAACTCCTGCTTGTTTCTGTCTTTTCCCAGGGGAGTTCGAGACAAACCCAGGCAGCAACTGGGTTTAGGTGGTAGATCTAATCAGAAGCAGGGCCAGACAGCACCTACCATCCAGCACTCCTTTCTGACTGATGTGTCAGATGTACAGGAGATGGAGAACGGCCTGCTCAGTCTCCTCAACGACTTCCACTCAGGGAAACTACAAGCATTTGGTAATTTGGACTTGAAAGAGACTCTTCACCAGAACACAACTTGTCCCGCATGAGTCTTAAGATGAAAACAACCCTGTGCAACTTCAGAGGGTCATATAGAGCCTTGACAGTATACACGTCATTTTAACTGAAGGTTTAACATCTGATGTAAATGCCTAAGCATTTCTGGTGTTTAAATTGAATACGTCTCCCCTCTTTGTGTCAGGCAATGAGTGCTCCATTGACCAGATGGAGCATGTGAGAGAGATGCAGGAAAAGCTGGCTCGTTTGCACTTTGACCTTTACAGCGAGGTGGATGAAATGCCAGAGGACCAGAAGAAAGTGGCCTGCGACACCAACATGGACAAATTACTTCTTAATGTAAGTCTGTAatctagggctgaaacgattcctccaGCAACTCGATtaattcgattactaaaaatcctcgatgcaaaaatGATTTGCCTCAAAGCTTTGTTTAATTAATGTTACCAACGTCGTATCGCTCAcagtgtttccgcacggaggattattactttCGCACACCGGGCTGACGCTGTTGGTGACCCATGAATGCCATGAAGACtgattacaaaatgaagaaagagcgtaaggggctaagagaagagaagagcagagacaggctggagaaaacgagagaaagtgtccaaagtttggaatcagttcaaacgtaattaaaacgaaaactctgtacagtgtgtctactgcgaaatcgaactagcttaccacaGTAATAGCAAGACATCAGTGCTTCATTCTCAATTCTCCATATCGTTTGCCGCAAAGCGGACCCGACAAAACTAAATCACAGTCGTATGggcgatgaaactacaccaaacacaactaccaaaatcaaagacaagaaaatatgcAGCGGTGaccacaatttgatctaaagagccgtaaaaacagctgattgttacgcaccattttctctcactctctctctactgagaaacagctgatcaacgatctactagcataagtgttaacagagctgtgtagcattgtaatcaaatatataaatgaaaatgggTTGAGcgtaactaatatttacatataggcctatatacagatcagtctcagctTGAAACTtatagttctgaaagttaagatGCACAATTtaaggtaatgtttatgtatgtttaatgtatgccttagtttgaggttgttattgcatttcagaaaatgttttctttaaaaacaatgtaatatggcacttaaatgcacttaatataataataatattgaataaaagtatttcttatccgattactcgattaattgttggaattactaaaataatcgatagctgcagccctaccaTAATCaaatccaactttatttgtaaagcacatCTAAAACAACCAGGTTGCCCAAAGTGCTGGACATTGACGTGATTTCGGACAGATTTTAAACACAAGTAACAAAAATGAACATTTAAAACCACTAACAAActggaaaatgaaaatgcagaGTACAACTCTCATGCAGGTTTAAAGGCCAATGAATAAAAGTGAGTTTTAagtcataatttaaaaaaatgtgaaggCTGGGGGCCAAGCTGACATGCAGAGGCAATTCATTGCACAGCCTTGGGGGCCACGACTGAAAATGCTCGAGCTGCCCTATTTTTGAGCCGCGTTCTAGGGACAACAAAGAGTAGCTGGTCAGCAGACCTTAATGACCTCAGACGAGCGTGCGGCTTCAGTAGTTCAGCGATCTAAGCTGGGGCTTGACCATAAAGAGCTTTCAAAACGAACAACCGAAtcttaaaatgtattctaaagcaAACTGGTAGCCAACGAAGGGAGGCAAGACCAGGTGTAATGTGATCTTGTTTATGAGTTCCGGTAAGGAGGCCTGGCTAACACCTACATGtaaagcattacagtaatccaggcGAGTTGTGATAAAAGCATATATAACCCTCTCAAAATCAgggaaagattaaaaaaatggcTTCAGTTTGGTAAGCAGCCTGAGTTGAAAGAAACTAGCTTTTACAACAGAAATTGATCTGCTGTAATGGCATTATTTGTAAAATGTTGACTGTGTGACTTTATTCCTTACTATGTTTGCTTATATTTATGAGTAATAGCATTCTTTAAGACACCCAGATGTTATAGCCTATAGTCTTTTATCAGACAGAACCACCATTTAGTAGAAACTTCCTGAAATGTGGGTGATGCAGCACATTGAGCTCATTGTGCAGTTGCATGTACCTCTTTTATTCTGGATGGAGCTGTTCATTGATGTGGTGTAAccagagatgggagtaagtcacacatggacaagtcacaagcaagtctcaagtcttaaccttcaagtccaagtcattttttgtgacaatcaagcaagtcaagtcatagctttggtcaagcaagtcaagtcataccaaagtttccatttttaaacaagctaaagacagtgattatgaactgctggaattttatttgcattttttactcaatattcaaaagacattgcgtccacatacatctgaagagtttaaattaacacagataaaaaagCACAGCACTGGCTATGGCTAGTAACTTAACGTCATGGATCCCTCTCATGGGCGCTGATGACTGGTTATggcggtggcattgattcttaatttcccacgaagctgatcgcggttacgtgccagttaaacttttcatctccaatcctatctgtatttgtgagaagtggtgctgtcctgagttgaaagatagcctaggctaggcctactttacttttttaaagggTGTGCGCGTGTGAGAACCCACGGTGGAAAACCTAAATCGGCACCTATGTCCTTCTGTACAGAAAATAATAAGGTTTGGCTATAAGGATTACACATCTGAccaggcaaagaaaaaaacaaacgacAGTTTGCAACGTCTGCAGTACAAAAATTTCTGACGTcgaatttcatcagacacttcAAATTGGGAGAGATTCAGGTTCCAGTCCccatattcagctgaaccactatttggacgtttgtgatggacagatctcccttcagtttttggccatgaataagtctcaagtcctaaaatttgcgactcgagtctaactcgagtcaagtcatgtgactcgagtcccCCATGTCTGGGTGTAACTACTCAACATCCCAGCAAGGATTTAGCTGCTTTTTCCCCTCCCACGTGTTAAACTCTGAGTTTAGTTAGCTGCTTGTTGTATGTGACACAGGATCAACTCTAGAAGGTCCTTTTTTCTGTGATCAAAGATTGCCAAACAAACTGCTGACACGCATAACAAgatcaaaatgttctttttctcCACAGCTTGAGGAGCTGAGTTCTTCGATGTATCCTTTTGGATATTTAAAATTCACCATTCTTCATGCATCATATTAGTCCTTAACTGCTTTTGAATGAGTTAAACCTCTGCTTTTAGGTTTCCTATCCATTTAGCAATGATCtttgataaaaaacaaaacaaaaaaaaacgtttttttttcctttacccTGCTTCTCCAGTCAGAAACTGAATCTAGCTGACTCCCAAGACATTCCGAGGACTGCCAGTATttgattttctattttcttgTCAACCCCATCTGACTCACCCCCCATGTCACCTGGAGGGGCTGCAATGGTTAAGGTGGAGTTGAAGCAATCTTGAGGCACTATTGCTCTTAAGTTTTGTGGCAGAAATGGCAAGAAAGCTGTTCACCAGTGTTCCCGGTCTGTACAGCTGGATGGACGTATTGTATGATGTCACAACAGGGATGCACTAAcagccttttttccccccactgcTAACAGTGAGTGGTACTGGCTAATATGGAGTATAAAATAGTTCTAATCTTACCTTACTAAACAGCAAGACAACAGTAAATAAGTTCCCGAGATATGATTGGGTTTCACCACCATCCTAATAAATCTGATACAATGTATTCTCTTTACTGTTCTGATCAGTTATAATGGATGGAGATATGAGAACTTGAGCTACTGTCTGACCTACAGTGCAGTATACTTTACATATTGGCATTGGTGCATCCCTGTCATGGCCTGTTTATAGTCAAGTTGTTGTCAGTTCACTAATTTCGAAACAATGTATATTTGCATTACTTTGCTAACCAAAGTTATATTGAGATAAAGCACCTTTTTTGTCGAACAGTTGATTAATTCACAAGACCTTAAAAGGACATCTTCAGTGATTGTTTATCAGCTTTGTTTAAAGTGAACTgactgctatatatatatatatatatatatatatatatatatatatatatatatatatatatatatatatatatatatatatatatatatatatatatatatagattcaCTTTGTTGCACTTTGTCTGATCTATTGTCACAGGTCAATTGGTGTCTCTAATGTCACAAACTATAAGCTGTGAGACAGTAAGAAAATATCGTGATTAGAATGAATTATAGCTCAATTCATTAAAATaacacttaaagtgctcatattatactccttttcaggtttatacttgtatttagaggttgtaccaggataggtttatgtggttttaattttcagaaaacgcCATATgttttgtactgcacattgctgcagctcctcttttcaccctgtgtgttgagctcccTGTTTTacacacttctgtaccatctttgttgggagttgcacatgcgcagtaagtactgctagctagtcagttgcagagcatgagggcgtgccacgctagcagctaggcgagcattataacgtgttacaaagtgacgcatgtttgtctctgaagtaaaggctggactacaatagagctgtttggagcagtttgggaacagtgttttctattggagatggtaagtccctttggggtggactttgggctttttcactttgtaaacctataacgtgcacaaaaaagatatataacacaataaaggaaagggggaaagccaaaaagcgtaatatgagcactttaaacgcACAGTAGATTGTGACCATAGAAACTGCGCTGGATGAGTAAGAAAATGAGCAGTGACCCCAGTTTGTGATTTTTGCATATGATTTCTTGCTACATCTGAGTGGCCTGATATCACCTCCAACACCTTGGTCAGTGTTGAATATATTTGCACATATCcatgcaacacacaaaacacactgcaCATTATCACTCGTGTGTTTGACGCTGGAAAATACTGAATAATCCAAATGTTGACATCACAACCATGCCTTAATGTTTCTAATTTAATCATTTTTGCCTTATTGGTTCGAACCTTTTAATTGACTTCCATAGAACATGTGATTCTGTGTTTTAAGATGTAATCATTTGATGCTGCTTTAATTTGATGTGATTTGATCCCCTTTATTTTGTCGCTTCTTATTTGACCAGCGTTGTTGTGGGATGTGGGATTATTTTGAAGTGTTTtactgttttaaatgtttggtgatatttttatTGACTTAATAaatgtgttgtctgtctgactgtctgtgtgACTCTTGGCTACAAGTTTTTAaaccatacatttttttttaaaccattttaaaGGGAAGAGTGTCTGACAAATGACTCAACttggaagggagagagggagggagtaaTGGGGGGGGGAAGGAGAAGTGTTTCCCCCCCTCATGTAAATTAACCCATAGCCAGATACTTAATTTAGGAGCATCTTTATTTGTGCATTACTTTCTGTATGGTGTGTATTATTTCTTGAAGCTACAAACTTAGTCCTGTACTGCAGTTATTAACATTGTAATAGAGCTTGTGTTTTTCAGGTTTTGTGTCCATTCAATATTCACATTTGCCTGTGGTTTGAGTGTGAGGTATGACAACTATTGGAATTAATGCATTGATTCATTAATTGCATCATAATATGAATTCTTTTTGGCATATCACAGATTATTGATGGACATTTGGCAGCTCAAGGGTGTCTTGTAGTTTAATATGATTCCATGCTTGTATATGCACTATTACTCCATAAAATAATTCACTTATCAAAGAAGTTGGCAGAAAGGGTGGCCAACATAAGGTGACAATGATTCACTTGGTTATGCTGACAACCTGCTGCATGCTTCATGGTCATCTTGTTACTTATTAATGTGCAGGAGGAGGGATGTGTGCGGATGTGTGCTGTGTGAAGGAATGTGCACATCCTTTTGTTGATGCGTCTCTAAGGTTACCGGGGGCAGAGCAGCACAATGGCCGCCTGTTATAGTTTATAAAGCTGAATCTGACAGTAAACGGGAGTCGAGGCGTTTATTCTCTAAGTGTGTTATCCCGTGAGAACATGGAGACTAACGTGAAATCAAGCCCTCACTCGGTGAAGCAGTGGCAGCTCAGCGGCACCGACTATGACCCGCAGCAAGTCCGCAGCCTGCGGTCCGGAACCCGCTTCAGCACCTGGACTCCTCTGAACAACAGGACGAGCAACCTGCAGGTCAGACCAAACTcgattaaatatattttttattaatagcCACCAGATGGCAGGACTGGCCAAATTATTATCCAGCACGGATGCCTGTTTAGATTTAACACATCTTTTCCGTGCAATGATGCTGACATGAAGTAACAGTTTAGTTAATTGGCCAATTTACCAGATTTGTAAAAGATGCACAAACTGGCGTAAAGTCTGTCTTTATGCTTCCAAAATTTGACAAAAGATAAATGACGCTAAGAtacattcattattttatcatttaGCCAGCATTGCATAATGGGAATTGTGTGcagatgtatttatttttttattatttttggcaTCCAGGTCCACAATTGCAACTTATTGTAGCTGTACTATTTCATGTAGTTCCACATACAGTGAgggcttttgtttttcttgaaaTTAAGTTTCTTTTTTAGTTTGAGCATCAGCATTAATAAAAACGACAGCAGAAACTTGCAAACACAGGACAGAGCTCTCACTCCTCCCTAGGCCTTTAACATGTATttcagataatatatatatatatatatatatatatatatatatatatatatatatatatatatatatatctagcCTATATATCCGTATTTAAGTATTTTGCTTCTCCTATCTCTAAATCCTCAATAAATTCCACTGCATATAGTAAGAAAAGCATGGTGGTTTCCTGAAAGGTTGAATGAGATTTCTACCAGACCGAGCAATGATAGCAGTAGGCTACAGTATGTCATGCATAAAggatcattttttaaataatacatttacatgATAATAGTGACCCAATTAAACCAATGTTTTCAGCCGTTATCACACCATCTATcttacttttgtactttttcatTCCCACAGTCTTCATCAATGTTTTGGAAGCCAGCTTTGTAGCTTTTGGCAACGCAGCCAGACAATGATCCAATGAGTGTGCACCTTCCATACGTTCGTCACTGACTGTATCAAATTTGTTGCTGCCCCCCCCATTTCCTCCCAGTTATTTGAGGAGAGGATGAACCTTGTGCTCCACTGGTATGACCTGTGGACTGATAGACAGAGGAAACACCTGTTGCACTCTCTGCTC
The genomic region above belongs to Perca fluviatilis chromosome 24, GENO_Pfluv_1.0, whole genome shotgun sequence and contains:
- the ccdc28a gene encoding coiled-coil domain-containing protein 28A — its product is MEERKLKRKSPRISTSTAAPTGGSGRKTTASSGGRHVGSSHNAGSQKSKNRRGVRDKPRQQLGLGGRSNQKQGQTAPTIQHSFLTDVSDVQEMENGLLSLLNDFHSGKLQAFGNECSIDQMEHVREMQEKLARLHFDLYSEVDEMPEDQKKVACDTNMDKLLLNLEELSSSIQKLNLADSQDIPRTASI